From the Synechococcus sp. Nb3U1 genome, the window AGCAGCCTTGAACCAATGGCGCGACTGATCGATAAAACCAATCAAAGCAATGGGTGCCTCACAAATTTGAGCGGCCAACCGACACAAATTGTCCCATACAGGCTCCGCGACAGTATCCAAAACACCATACCGGTAGAGAGCTGCCAACCGAGCCGCCTCATAGACTTCTGCAACATCAAGTTCTGTAGGCACCATGAGATTCGCTAGAATGCAGCGAATGAAACCATTGAAACAAAAAAGCAACCCTGTTTACAGCTTTTTTCAGTGATACCTACTACAGCTAATGTAGACGAATCTACTAGCTGACAAGGATCCTGCTTAGCTTCATGCCTTACATGAAGTTGGAAAAAGTTGTAGAAAATTGCTTCAAGAGACATAACAATCACCGATCAGCCCACTCATCTGGTCAAGATCAATGAACCGGAGCCGCAGCAAAATCATCAACAGTGGCCCCATCTGCTGTTGCTGTAGCTTTCTCGCCAAAGCCAACTGTCTTTGATCGATAATGCCCTGGGCAAGCAACTGCTGTTCCAGGGAGGCTTCGTTGAACAGAGACATTGACAAACCATCCTTACGTGCAAGTAGACCAAGGTGCTCGCTGGAGTGATTAGCAGAGACCTGTGGCGCTCAATTTCCCCTCAGCCTGCTGAATCCAGATGAATTTCCCCTGAATCCAGGGTTAAGCCTCTCTGAACAGGCTGAGCCAAACCGAGATCAGGCATGTACAGTGACTCTAAAGTAGAGAATGGATGTGAAGGACTTGTGAAACTCCACCCCCAGGGATCCCAGCGTGAAGCTCCTTTTGGTCGAAGACGAAGCCAGCTTGGCCTCCACTATTGTCGAGGCCCTCAGCGCAGATTACTACGTGGTGGATGTTGCCCGTGATGGTCAAGAGGCTCAAGATTACCTGGAGGTCTACCCCCTACGACCTGTTGATGCTGGATGTCGGTCTCCCCGACCAAAATGGCATTGAACTGTGTCGAGTCCTGCGCACCCAAGGCTACACCCAGCCGATCCTGCTCTTAACCGCCCACAACCACAGCAAGACTAAAGTGGAAGGGTTGGATGCTGGGGCCGACGATTACCTGTTACCTGGTCAAACCCTTTGAAATCACAGAATTGGCTGCCCGCATTCGTGCCCTCCTACGGCGAGGTCAAATTGCCCAACAACCGATTTTGAGCTGGGGAGAGCTACGGTTGGATCCCAGCAGTTGTGAGGTGAGCTTTGCCGAGGCTCCCCTTCACCTCACGCCGAAAGAATACGCCCTATTAGAGCTTTTTCTGCGCAATCCGCAGCGAGTATTCAGCCAAAGTGCCATCCTCGATCACCTCTGGACCTATGAGGATCCCCCAGGGACAGATACTGTGCGTGCCCATATTAAGGGCTTACGGCACAAATTAAAGTCAGCCAGTGTACCCGATGTCATCGAAACAGTCTATGGCCTGGGGTACCGCCTCAAAGCTCCACCAGAGGAGTTGAGCGCAACTGCACAGTCAAACCCTTCTCATTCTGAAGGACAGGAACAGCAAAATCAAAGTTCCAAACGGCAACACACCCAACAGGCCTTAACCAAGACTTGGCAACGGTATCGTACCCAGCACTGGCAACGGCTAAAAACCCTAGAAGAGCTTCTTTCCAAGCTCTCTGTCAATATCAGCCAGAATCCTGAATTAGAAATCACTCGCCACAAAGCCGAAGGAGAAGCTCACAAATTGGCTGGGTCTTTGGGCACTTTTGGTTTTGTTCAAGGCTCAGAGCTAGCTCGCCAAATCGAAGAACAATTACACCAAAAACAACTCAGCGGATCCCAGCTTGAACACTTAAGAATGACAATAACAGCCCTTAGGCAAGCCTTTGAATCATTTGACGCTACTCATGCCAGCCTCCCAGTTATCGCAGCCTATTGGAGCGAAGCTACATCCTCTTCTTTCGAAAC encodes:
- a CDS encoding DUF2949 domain-containing protein, which translates into the protein MSLFNEASLEQQLLAQGIIDQRQLALARKLQQQQMGPLLMILLRLRFIDLDQMSGLIGDCYVS
- a CDS encoding response regulator, which codes for MVKRLKITWRSTPYDLLMLDVGLPDQNGIELCRVLRTQGYTQPILLLTAHNHSKTKVEGLDAGADDYLLPGQTL
- a CDS encoding winged helix-turn-helix domain-containing protein, coding for MSFAEAPLHLTPKEYALLELFLRNPQRVFSQSAILDHLWTYEDPPGTDTVRAHIKGLRHKLKSASVPDVIETVYGLGYRLKAPPEELSATAQSNPSHSEGQEQQNQSSKRQHTQQALTKTWQRYRTQHWQRLKTLEELLSKLSVNISQNPELEITRHKAEGEAHKLAGSLGTFGFVQGSELARQIEEQLHQKQLSGSQLEHLRMTITALRQAFESFDATHASLPVIAAYWSEATSSSFETLATEHGFKIRSIPNLDALNHPQNFTPSTSAWIIDLDEIPDMDPIAALIHFKQNKPYISYPLTSLILLTDRADLLTRVETSRLGQHILLQKPISFTEILITLKTQLDLQTTRGNKNSTLKRTKILVIDDDESMLSALDELLDPWGLEVHTLSRSNDFWEQLNHFNPELLILDIEMPEFSGIELCQVVRNDPYWSWIPVLFLTAHTASNN